Proteins encoded together in one Lathyrus oleraceus cultivar Zhongwan6 chromosome 5, CAAS_Psat_ZW6_1.0, whole genome shotgun sequence window:
- the LOC127082095 gene encoding uncharacterized protein LOC127082095, with translation MVHLDVFPKHVVSSNVKGVVVNAVDIGNQIKNEQEFEFRDHMLQWIHTEASKLGFCVVIGTSDNGSDRGCTFVIIICERSGKYRPPLQTFKLDDVGSRKCECPFKLCGYMLVSHDKEYEKSVKLAVGTKDIEFEDGKMVKAGKCARNILIC, from the exons atggtgcaccTCGATGTTTTCCCCAAACATGTTGTGTCTTCGAATGTTAAAGGTGTTGTTGTGAATGCGGTAGATATTGGCAACCAAATTAAAAATGAGCAAGAGTTTGAATTTCGTGATCACATGCTTCAGTGGATTCATACGGAAGCCTCCAAACTAGGATTTTGTGTGGTAATCGGAACATCTGATAATGGTTCAGATAGAGGATGTACTTTTGTGATAATTATATGCGAAAGAAGCGGGAAATATAGACCTCCTCTCCAGACTTTTAAACTAGACGACGTTGGTTCAAGAAAATGTGAGTGTCCTTTTAAGTTATGTGGTTATATGTTA GTATCACATGACAAAGAATATGAGAAGTCGGTTAAACTCGCGGTAGGGACGAAAGATATAGAGTTTGAAGATGGAAAAATGGTGAAGGCAG GAAAGTGTGCGAGAAATATCTTGATTTGTTGA